Genomic window (Mya arenaria isolate MELC-2E11 chromosome 16, ASM2691426v1):
TAAGTAATTGCGCAGGGGAATGGTCCTGGCATATTTGATCCGTTATATAGCACTGTTCTGGACATAGGTTTGTGATCGTGGAAACGaggaaaaacatatttgttctgTTGTATAGACTTAGTCCGGCACTAAGTAATGGCACTGGTGAATAGTTTTTTCCCTTTTCGTCCCTTAGTCTAGATCACCAATTTAAAGCGGTAGTGTGTTTCTGTAAGGCTCGTGTTCGTATATGCAAACAAGGTGACCGTAGGCGCACGACCTTGTGCCTATAAACAGGGTTTATGCAAACTTTAGGTAATGACAATAttcctctaaacagggtttattcaTGGTTTTGGCCATGATATTGTGCCTCTAAAAAGGGTTTATTTATGGGTTTTGGCCATGACCTTGTGCCTTTAACTGTGTGTATGCATACATTTTGGTTATGACAAtatgcctctaaacagggtttatttatGGATGTTGTCCATGACCTTGTGCCTCCAAACAGGGTTTATTTATGGGTTTTGGCCATGACCTTGTGCCTTTAACTGGgtgtatgtatacattttggtTATGGcaatgtgcctctaaacagggtttatttatGGGTTTTGGCCATGACCTTGTGCCTTTAACTGGgtgtatgtatacattttggtTATGGcaatgtgcctctaaacagggtttatttatGGGTTTTGGCCGTGACCTTGTGCCTTTAACTGGgtgtatgtatacattttggtTATGGcaatgtgcctctaaacagggtttattcgTTAATTTTGTCCATGAtcgtgtgcctctaaacagggtttatgcaTGGATGTTGCCCTAacattgtgcctctaaacagggtttatgcaTCCATGacattgtgcctctaaacagggtttatgcaTGGATGTTGTCCATGacattgtgcctctaaacagggtttatgcaTGGATGTTGGCCATGacattgtgcctctaaacagggtttatgcaTCCATGAcattgtgcctcttaacagggtttaTGCATGGATGTTGTCCATGacattgtgcctctaaacagggtttatgcaTGGATGTTGTCCATGATCTTGTACCTCTGAACTGGGTTTATGCATGGGTTTTGGCCATAACCTTGTGCCTTTAACTGGGTGTATGCATAAATGTCGGTTAGGAcaatgtgcctctaaacagggtttatgcaTGGATGTTTTCCATGACCGTGTGCCTCTAAAAGGATTTATGCATGGATTTTGGCAATGATATTGTGcttctaaacagggtttatgcaTGGACTTTGGCCATGATATTGTGCTTTTAACAGGGTTTATGCATGGACTTTGGCCATGATATTGTGCCTCTAACAGGGTTTATGCATGGACTTTGGCCATGATATTGTGCCTCTAACAGGGTTTATGCATGGACTTTGGCCATGATATTGTGCTTCTAAACAGGGTTAATGCATAGATTTTGCCATGATGACATTGTGCCTCTAAATGAAACAGGGGTTGATAcatgtggtctgtctgtgttgtttgtacgttGAGAGTTTCACGTACCGTGTCAGTTAGGAATTAGTATACAAGTATCTTTtcatagaaacaacaaataaaacattcaagattGACGACCTTTGAGAAGTTCGTTGATTGTATCAAGGTGCAGCTTGGAAAATGCGTTTTTTCTTGGATCGTACCGTTCGTAGTTCGAAGTTTTCCCTGTGAGTCCGAGACAAAGGGATTCGACTCAAGATTAAGTAGATGTAGATTAGGATGCAGAACTTAAAGCATAATAACgactatcaaaataaaatatgaaaaacattgtGCTCGTTTACTGAAACACACGAGCCATCTAACCATAGTTGAAAGTTATGCATAATATAGTTTAGTCTAGACATCACGACCTGTAGATAAACCATTATTCATATAATCGACAAAATGGTATCTCTCTCTCACACACGAgttcataaaaaacacatatgTGTCAAAGGTCAGCGCATCAAAAGCCTCTCAAATCTTccattatcataattataacgTTAGTAAGTATAATAACTGCATAACGCAAACCGTTATGGTGTCATCATGTATGTGCCACCTGGATAAATCAAAGTTACACATACGCGACAATTTTGTTCTTGATTGCCAAAAGGACactaataatacaataaaaccaTATTTTCTTGGACCCAAGAAATCATTTTGATCGCGAAACTTAACCCAAATATACAACCAATTTTTCCACAGTGacatgattttatataaataaaatggtatCACAGCTATTTATGACATCATTATGAGGGTTAAAGCCTGGTTTTAAAAGGACAACGTGCTTTAAAAGAGGGACAGGTATTGTGTTAAAAGTACAGTCGGAATGTCACAGAAAATGTAAGGATGTGTgcttaaatgacgtcatattaGGATTCAGCTGCCAAATATGTCAAGTTTGTAAgcatttataatcattttataagttttagtcgaaattaaacacatatttgattatcataaacatcAAATAATACATGTAGGGTGCATATGTTGGACTCCAGAAAGGTGCTATCAAACAAAGACAGGTtgtaacaatacaatgaaaacaacaggggCAAGCCTACTAGTAGGAAAATCAAACCCattttagaggcacaaggcaaggtcccaaacaacaatgaactagagacacaaacgtataaacatcacatacatCAATACAAGTcagaaattattaatatcagAGCACATATTCACCACTGTCGGAAGTCTGATTGACTGTCCTTAGtgtcaatgttatatttataccaTTTATAGAACATGTTGTAAGCGATTGAAATGTCTCCTGAGTGACTGTCATAAGtgtcaatgttatatttataccaTTTATAGAACATGTTGTAAGCGATTGAAATGTCTCCTGAATGACTGTCATAAGTGTCAATGTTCTATTTATACCATTTGTTGAACATGTTGCaggtatttttaaatatctttcgAGTGAACACTATATGCCATTGTTCTATTAATACCTTTTGTTGAACTGATTGTAGGGACCACCATGTGTTAATGTTCTGTTTAAacgatttgttaaacacattGCAGGTATTTTAAATCTCTTCCGAGTGACTCTACATGTGCCAATGTTCTATTAATACCAactgaaaacattaattactgataacaagattgttggCAGAAaacccaaaaatattaaatgattggtgagtgctaacaGATTAATTGTGATATTCTATCGACTCATAAGGCAgaaaaaaacgtattttctgcacctttcttttaaattaaactcggtatcctttatatttgttttcggcatttattcattatttttgattattaaaacatttgatgaatcgtggtaaaccttatttgggagtaagagtgtatctttaatagcatttgttgaacatgttttatgtattttaaatgtcttCGATAATCCGAACTACGATTTGGTCACTTAATCCTCAATGTTAACGCTTTAGGAGTGACATCACCATTGATTTATAGCTACTTCCGTTGTAGGTCAAATTATCTACATGTACGTAGCAGCCAACTGTTAAAgtgtaatattttataagttgtGAATCAAAATCTTGTCTAGAAGGCACTGCATGTCTATTTGGCATTGCACatctcataaaaatatatgttaaagatATTAAGTATCTTATtggtaaacaatataattttgtgGGAGATGTACCGCTTTCACTAACTGGTATCAGTCCAAATTTCCAAAATGTGGTCTTTGGTTTTATGATCTCAGAAACAATTAAATTTGATAGGGTCAATAATGTACCTGGCGGGAATTAGGGGGTCCGCACATTGTGTCCTGTTGGCAACGCGCCAGTACTGTTATAGTGTTTGTTTGTTGTCTGTATATCGCGGATTTAGTGAATTtagaataaaattgtgttttttgttttcatccGAGTACTCTAGAAGGAATTTAGTattcgagtactcggacgatcgatCGCGTATTTCGAGTCCTcaggtactcgttgccatccctaatatatCGCGAATTCTTTAGATAAAATACCACTTTCTGATCATTTTATTGGAACTGATCCATTGCAGCATTTACTTATTGCATGCACATTACGTAAAAGATAAAGCCCGGAAtccaaaatattttggttttcccAATCTAATGCTTGGgtacaatggtggtgtgtaagcttatctATACTCGcgctcgggccttgcccattcggcgagtaaTCCGATAAGATTAttagtcattttatgttttgttttggagCAAAGTActcagacagaatgtaaccctggttacaGCTACCCTCGTTCTTTAACATGCACCAGTGTAAAGCattgtcacacgggacccccatttaagtttctcccggaagacgattggTATTTGTTTGGTGGTGCGGCGGGGAGTCGAACCTGCAACCCATGAATCCTGGACCCACAGATCCGCCACATAAAcggtacaaacaaaaatataccgTTTTTATTGATCTGTtatatgaatttcaatagctcaaaTTTCACCttttaattttatcaacatTGGAAAACCAAGTTTTGTGAAGTCCGGGtttcaaatactttttattgcactcaaaatctggAGTTATTCATAAGCACTTCAGGGCGAATTTCGTATAACACTCCTGAATATAGTGGCTAAATAAACTGTGTTCGAATCAAAATGTGCAAACATCCTCTTAAGTCGAATACATCCCCCCGGATCGAAACGGATCACTCATAACCCTATTGTATTCGAATTTGTACATCTATTGAACTCGTTCCATAGTTCTTAACCTACGTTATAGAGTATGTGTACAACGACCATACGTCAATAATCTAAGCAATCCACCATTCGAATGTAACGATGTGTGAGTGCATTTAAGATACTAacatcaatataattaatatgtttaattgaaattgataaaccattattttatttttgcatggattaTATTTATCTTGGCGATACTATTATGACAATGATATGATAATTTAAAGGGAGgttataaaaaaactttattcaataataattagGTAAGCCATACAAAAAAGAATGCAACGATATAAACATCAATGTAATTTCTATGtttattaacaacattattatttttgaaaggaATACATTTTGTAATCACGCTACTATTGTGATATGATAAGTGAAAGGgagataataattatttttttagcatttttattCGTTGGTTTCTTAAataactaaactaaactaaactaaaagcTCTGTGgaaactttaaacaatttcaattttttcattttgtaaatttaaatatgaatctTAACCAGAAGCAAAGACTGTATTAATGATAGATGGATTGCCTTGAGCTTAGTTTTTGATCCGAAAGTGGTTTTCGTAAAATCAGCCCGATTGTGTTTTACACCAATCAGACGATATATCGGAATATATAATAACACTTCTTGGAATTATCAGTGCAATAAGGTGGTCACGATACGATCCccataatgtataattattccCACGCGAAATTATTTTGTGGTAAGTGTAATTAAAGACACATGGTTAATGTGTATTCATCTACTAGTGTGCCAGGTTTAGGAatcacataaaacataatagTGTTAAGTTTATGGtgacatttattaatcatttcGCGCATACATCACATTAAATGCCAACAACCCATTTTAACATCTCTGGTGTATTGAAACATATGATGATTtcaagtgtatatatataaagccaTGGTCATTATCAACGTTTAATGAAAACTATCacagtatttgtttatttgcactGCTAAACCGTTAAACTCCAATACAGTCTTTCAGCCAAAATAAACGAATACTGAACGTTTGAACCTAATGGTGGCCATCatggacgccatcttgaatatttCGAGTGCAACAACATTGCAAACACTATTAAAATGAAACCTTATTCCATGCAGTTCGAACCCGTGAACTTGTGGTCTACAGTCGGGGAACATATTCGATGCATCACAGTATTAACATCCCTCTCAGactaaataattactttttatatcGAATATTCAGAGAGGTTTTAAACCGAACGTTAACTTGTGatataaattttgttatatCCCATGCTCTACTTGCGCATCATGCAAATATGACTGATATCAGCCTTCTCAAACTTAAatatgcactctcacagatttgccttttttaactttttttcttggaaagatCGTtattttacgtaaatatctgcaaaccaatgatataagattgcttacAAAAGGTCAGATTGCAGagtgtcatatttccgttcaaaaattaatgttttacggttaactaacggtttaagaaaaatgcataaaacatcaattttcgaacttaaatataaaaatctgagatcattttttgtcagcagtcttatataactggtttccatggattttcgcaaaaaaattggctcgttccaaaacaaaaaataaaaaagttgtcaaaacgttcaatctgtgagagtgcagctttaagcgaCACAATCTGTAATCGTCagaattttactttttttaattcggTACAGACAACAGTTCAAGAGTGATACTTCAAAATGGATATACTATCGCTTTTGATAATGGGAACAAAAtggaaatgatttcaaaatgacCCTTCAGATTGTTTACCGACGTATGAATATTTTCTAAACCGgtatttacttttgatataaatGAACTAATTTAAAGTGTATCGAAATATAGTGTCTTACTTCattcaacaattaaaacaatttttatataaaaaataaacaaacaatatgtgatttatttatttcgttattaatatttatacgATGCCATCCTATAATCGGCAACAGAGACAACAcgaacaaaagaaaaatatttaatcgtCAGAATTTGGTACAGACAACAGTTCAAGAGTGATACTTAAAAATGGGTAAACTTTCACTTTTAATAATGGGAAGAAATggaatttatttcaaaatgtgtgtttgccgatgtatgaatatgttaaaaccgatatattattttgatttgaataattgttttaaaaaagtttatcaaaagATATTGTCTTCCGGCATACACCATTCAAACCAATTCAACATTAGTATTAGTATAACagataagaaaacaatatgtgcttgatttatatcaatatttcatacaatggCGTCCCTATAATCGGCAACAGAGACAACACGACCGAAAGAAAAATCGCCTGAAATCGGTGTTAAAGAAGCCATATATCAAAGGATTTACAGCCGCGTTAATGAATGTTGACCTAATTCCAATGTTGAAACCAATTAAAGCTGCGTCAGACATAGATTCTCCTTCGTAATATTGAACAAATGACCTCCAGGTTACCAGGCTTAGGTGAGGTACAAAACTTAGCAAGAATACACCAGTAATTACGAACATCATCACcgtgtattttatgtttttgatttcaATATTAGCTTGTCTTATTTTGCTTATTGTAACCCTTGCACGCTCACTGCCGGTAGACCTTCGTTTAGTTGCATCTGTATCTCCAATGGAATTAGAAGATGGTGACTTTGGTATGCTATCAGCTTGTATTGTCTCACGTTCGtgtgtttgaatgtttttggAAGTACCTATTGTAATTACAGTGGAAATATGTGTAGATGGtcttatgttttcaattgcaaCAATTCCCATTGTTTCATGCTGTGCACCTTCGTCAATGTGTTGCCTTATTTCTTCAGGCTTGCCGGTTTCCAATTGCTGCGACTTATTCCTTATCGAAACAAATTTGTTTGATCTGATGTTGGTCAGTTGAACGTCATCAATTTCTTGTGTGTTCCTGATACCCTCAGAATTATATTTTCTGCGAGGGATTATTTTCCCAACAGTACTTGACAAACTACAAGAACCCCGTAGCTTCATTTCGTTTAGTTCAATGTTATTATTGACTGCAACTCTTTCCGAATCGTACGCCTCAATTTTGGATTCCTCTTTCAGGGTTTTAGAACCTGTCCTGATGTATTTCTTTCTAAACTTTGTCTGTCGGTATAACGCCACGGCGACGAAAGAATACATGGTAAACACAACAATCGCAgtaacaacataaaaaatcatatacaCTCCATTAAATATCCACATATATACACGAAATGATGCACTTCTATCCGTTGTGCAATCATGGCCAGTTATGTTAATACCATAATCGTTTTGAACCTCAACTGCTTCTGGTTTAAACGCTACAATAGCTGGCCAAGAAAACAGCACAGTGATGAAAGCTATAGCAAGACACGAGAActgagtttgtttgtttgtaagcTGAGGTTTAAGAGGCCTAGAAATGTGGTTGTATCGATCAATACTTATAAGCATTAAAGTAAAGGCGCTTCCAATTGCTGCAGAGTAGTTCATGAACCTCAGGAACTTACAAGCTCCTGTGAGTGTAAAGTCAAAGAAAAATCGTAAGTCAATGATTTCAAACGGAATTGAAAACACACAACTGAAGAGGTCTATAAACCCTAGAAGGCATATCAAAATACTGTTGCTCGTAGTTTTTGTTCTTTTGCCGTAGTAGAAGCATACCATAGAATTGCCGATTATTCCCATCATCATCAGACATGCCATGAAGACCATTACTGGAATTACAATC
Coding sequences:
- the LOC128221679 gene encoding dopamine receptor 4-like, with protein sequence MQRTYYTDTETRELLRHLNDEKAVIVIPVMVFMACLMMMGIIGNSMVCFYYGKRTKTTSNSILICLLGFIDLFSCVFSIPFEIIDLRFFFDFTLTGACKFLRFMNYSAAIGSAFTLMLISIDRYNHISRPLKPQLTNKQTQFSCLAIAFITVLFSWPAIVAFKPEAVEVQNDYGINITGHDCTTDRSASFRVYMWIFNGVYMIFYVVTAIVVFTMYSFVAVALYRQTKFRKKYIRTGSKTLKEESKIEAYDSERVAVNNNIELNEMKLRGSCSLSSTVGKIIPRRKYNSEGIRNTQEIDDVQLTNIRSNKFVSIRNKSQQLETGKPEEIRQHIDEGAQHETMGIVAIENIRPSTHISTVITIGTSKNIQTHERETIQADSIPKSPSSNSIGDTDATKRRSTGSERARVTISKIRQANIEIKNIKYTVMMFVITGVFLLSFVPHLSLVTWRSFVQYYEGESMSDAALIGFNIGIRSTFINAAVNPLIYGFFNTDFRRFFFRSCCLCCRL